A stretch of the Kroppenstedtia eburnea genome encodes the following:
- a CDS encoding DUF4870 domain-containing protein, whose product MEQESNPPSVERKSKSSVDLEPKVSAVLSYLLLWVSGLIFLLLEKENRFVRFHAAQSIVTFGSLTLLNLIAGVIPILGWIIQVLIWPVTLVLWIVLMVKAYQEEWYRLPVAGEIAEKLL is encoded by the coding sequence ATGGAACAGGAGAGCAATCCCCCGTCCGTGGAACGGAAATCAAAATCGTCAGTCGACCTGGAGCCCAAAGTGTCGGCGGTGTTAAGTTATCTGTTGCTGTGGGTGAGCGGTCTCATCTTTTTACTCCTGGAGAAGGAGAACCGGTTTGTCCGGTTTCACGCAGCACAATCGATTGTCACCTTTGGTTCCCTCACCCTTTTAAATTTGATAGCGGGAGTGATCCCGATTCTGGGATGGATCATTCAAGTTCTGATCTGGCCTGTCACGCTGGTTCTCTGGATCGTCTTGATGGTGAAGGCCTACCAAGAAGAGTGGTATCGCTTGCCGGTGGCAGGTGAAATCGCGGAAAAACTGTTGTAA
- a CDS encoding CDGSH iron-sulfur domain-containing protein yields the protein MADVKIQIRDKGPLIVRGDVELTDAEGNRFETKQQFALCRCGLSRNKPFCDASHRDHFEDCARAEKVL from the coding sequence ATGGCGGATGTCAAGATTCAGATCAGGGACAAAGGACCCCTGATTGTGCGCGGTGATGTGGAGCTGACAGATGCGGAGGGGAACCGGTTTGAAACCAAGCAACAATTTGCCCTCTGCCGGTGCGGCTTGTCCCGGAACAAGCCCTTCTGCGATGCCAGTCACAGAGATCACTTTGAGGACTGTGCCCGGGCGGAAAAGGTATTGTAA
- a CDS encoding 6-phospho-beta-glucosidase translates to MKGLKIATIGGGSSYTPELVEGFIKRYDELPVRELWLVDIPEGEKKLNIVGALARRMVEKAGIPMKIHLTLDRREALKDADFVTTQIRVGLLEARIKDEQIPLKYGVIGQETNGPGGLMKGLRTIPVILDIAREMEELCPQAWMINFSNPAGMITEAVLRYSNIQKVVGLCNVPIGMRMGVAKLLDVEADRVQIDFAGLNHMVFGLHVYLDGRNITDRLLEQLTSGEKSGVTMENIVDLGWEPDFIKGLRLLPCPYHRYYYQTDKILKEEKEAAQEKGTRAEVVKQLEQDLFELYKDPDLNIKPPQLEKRGGAYYSDAACSLIHSIHNDTGDIQPVNVRNNGTIAGIPPESAVEVNCVITREGPRPLTVGELPVAVRGLVQQIKSFERVAIEAAVTGDYHQALLAMTINPLVPSDTVAKQILDEMLEAHRDHLPQFFRENRLPTT, encoded by the coding sequence ATGAAGGGGCTGAAAATTGCCACCATCGGCGGAGGATCCAGCTACACTCCCGAATTGGTGGAGGGATTTATCAAACGGTATGACGAACTTCCGGTACGGGAGCTGTGGCTGGTCGACATTCCGGAAGGGGAGAAAAAGCTGAACATCGTCGGTGCACTGGCCCGGCGAATGGTGGAGAAAGCCGGGATCCCGATGAAGATCCATCTCACCCTGGACCGACGGGAAGCATTGAAGGATGCCGACTTCGTGACCACACAGATCCGCGTCGGATTGTTGGAAGCCCGGATCAAGGATGAACAGATCCCCCTGAAATACGGGGTGATCGGACAGGAAACCAACGGCCCGGGGGGATTGATGAAGGGCCTTCGCACCATCCCGGTCATCCTCGACATCGCCCGGGAGATGGAAGAGCTGTGTCCACAGGCGTGGATGATCAACTTCTCCAATCCCGCCGGGATGATCACCGAGGCCGTCCTCCGGTACAGCAACATCCAAAAAGTCGTCGGTCTGTGCAACGTTCCCATCGGCATGCGCATGGGCGTCGCCAAACTCCTCGATGTGGAGGCGGATCGCGTTCAGATCGATTTCGCCGGTTTGAACCATATGGTGTTCGGTCTTCATGTGTATCTCGATGGCAGAAATATCACCGACCGCTTGCTGGAACAGCTGACCAGCGGAGAAAAATCCGGCGTCACCATGGAAAATATCGTCGATCTCGGTTGGGAGCCCGACTTTATCAAAGGGTTGCGATTGTTGCCTTGTCCCTATCACCGCTATTACTACCAGACCGACAAGATCCTGAAAGAAGAAAAGGAAGCCGCACAGGAGAAGGGGACCCGGGCCGAAGTGGTGAAACAGTTGGAGCAGGATCTCTTTGAACTGTACAAAGATCCCGACCTGAACATCAAACCGCCGCAACTGGAAAAACGCGGGGGTGCCTATTACAGTGATGCGGCTTGCAGTTTGATCCACTCCATCCACAACGACACAGGGGATATCCAACCGGTCAACGTCCGCAACAACGGCACCATCGCCGGCATCCCCCCCGAGTCGGCAGTGGAGGTTAACTGTGTGATCACCCGGGAAGGCCCCCGGCCCCTCACCGTCGGCGAGCTTCCCGTGGCGGTCCGCGGCTTGGTTCAGCAGATCAAATCCTTTGAACGGGTCGCGATCGAGGCTGCCGTCACCGGGGATTATCACCAGGCCCTGTTGGCCATGACGATCAATCCCCTGGTCCCCTCAGACACCGTGGCCAAACAGATCCTGGATGAGATGTTGGAAGCCCATCGGGATCACCTGCCACAATTTTTCCGGGAGAACCGGCTCCCCACGACCTAA
- a CDS encoding PTS lactose/cellobiose transporter subunit IIA, with protein sequence MDASSEETVFEMILYGGNARSCAMEAISFAKKGDFVNARSKLDQAGEEIIKAHRIQTTLIQREAGGDPQPITLLMVHAQDHLMNAISIKDLAAEFVDLYEGIHISGGVQR encoded by the coding sequence ATGGATGCATCTTCAGAGGAAACCGTATTTGAAATGATCCTGTACGGGGGCAACGCACGGAGTTGCGCCATGGAAGCGATCAGCTTTGCAAAAAAAGGGGACTTTGTCAACGCGCGCAGCAAACTGGACCAAGCCGGGGAAGAGATTATTAAAGCCCACCGGATTCAGACCACTTTGATTCAACGGGAAGCCGGCGGAGATCCCCAGCCGATCACCTTGTTGATGGTACATGCACAGGATCATCTGATGAATGCCATCTCCATCAAGGACCTCGCCGCGGAGTTTGTCGATCTGTATGAAGGGATTCATATTTCCGGAGGTGTTCAAAGATGA
- the chbG gene encoding chitin disaccharide deacetylase, translated as MTRLIINADDFGYSKGVNLGILESFKNGVVTSTTLMTNMPGAEHAAMLAKAHPDLGVGIHLVLTCGAPLCEDVPSLVDDQGLFRSGKELEKVAEPEHIERELTRQVEAFFSLGLKPTHLDSHHHVHSHEKVAPIVLKLAKQYRLPVRKISADPRHMTNRELKTTDTFFPDFYGDGVTKAGLRRILERGTTVETAEIMCHPAYLDHDLLTGSSYALPRAKELAILTDPEIKDWIRTQGLELISYKEV; from the coding sequence ATGACCCGACTGATTATCAACGCCGATGACTTCGGATATTCCAAGGGAGTCAATCTGGGAATCCTGGAAAGTTTCAAAAACGGGGTGGTCACCTCCACCACTCTGATGACCAATATGCCGGGGGCCGAACATGCCGCCATGCTGGCCAAGGCACATCCGGATCTGGGTGTCGGGATTCATCTGGTGCTGACATGTGGCGCCCCCTTGTGCGAGGATGTACCCTCCTTGGTGGATGACCAAGGCCTCTTTCGATCCGGGAAGGAACTGGAGAAGGTGGCCGAACCGGAGCACATTGAACGGGAATTGACCAGACAGGTGGAAGCCTTTTTCTCTCTCGGACTGAAACCGACTCACCTCGACAGTCACCATCATGTCCACAGCCACGAAAAAGTGGCTCCCATCGTCCTGAAGTTGGCCAAACAGTATCGCCTGCCGGTCCGCAAAATTTCCGCCGATCCCCGGCACATGACAAACCGGGAGCTTAAAACAACGGATACCTTCTTCCCTGATTTCTACGGGGACGGAGTGACGAAGGCCGGACTTCGGCGGATCCTGGAGCGGGGGACAACTGTTGAAACCGCGGAAATCATGTGTCATCCCGCCTATCTCGACCATGATCTGCTCACCGGCAGCTCCTATGCCCTGCCGCGGGCAAAAGAGCTGGCCATCTTGACCGATCCTGAAATCAAAGATTGGATCCGGACACAGGGGTTGGAATTGATTTCATACAAAGAAGTCTGA
- a CDS encoding PTS sugar transporter subunit IIB: protein MNILLCCAAGMSTSLLVSRMEQAAKEKGVEAKIWAVSADEVNTHLQDANVLLVGPQIRYKLPLLKKAADQQGIPVDVINPADYGRVDGKRVLEFAINLMK from the coding sequence GTGAATATTTTGTTGTGCTGTGCAGCGGGAATGTCGACGAGCTTATTGGTGTCACGGATGGAACAAGCCGCCAAGGAGAAGGGGGTCGAGGCAAAAATATGGGCGGTTTCGGCGGATGAAGTGAACACTCATCTCCAAGATGCCAACGTATTGCTGGTGGGTCCCCAGATCCGCTATAAGCTGCCGCTGTTGAAAAAAGCGGCGGATCAACAAGGGATCCCGGTGGATGTCATCAACCCGGCGGATTACGGGAGAGTGGACGGAAAGAGAGTGCTGGAGTTTGCCATCAACCTGATGAAATAA
- a CDS encoding sigma 54-interacting transcriptional regulator, producing the protein MRKLDELGANTEISAGELADLLELDRANVSRLLNQLWREGKVVKRAGRPVLFTAAGREYSPPARTTLDRLLGVDGSLKNVIQQGKAALLYPPHGMHILLLGETGVGKSMLAECLHRYAIEVDRLADDAPFVIFNCADYANNPQLLLGQLFGVHRGAFTGAREQKGMIEKAHGGILFLDEVHRLPAEGQEMLFTLIDKGSYRRLGESETERNARVLLIAATTEDTDSGLLRTFKRRIPMVIRIPPLRERSVEERYRLVLHFFKEEAIRLGKEIHVSANTIRALLYYPCLNNIGQLKTDIQLTCAKVYADFVSAKKGRVQIHSSDLPPVAKEGLLLSKGSRKRVDIHDGLYLFHPRQADTLFAVAPEDPSPSVYKKIEKRYNELKSRGLQEDELHSLMAIDIENYFTQYFKRMNRKLGKGNLAKLVNPAMIGLTEKIVRYAEAKLGTKLSEKVMQGLALHIQTSIQRIENGKTIVNPQLNHLRRMYKEEFGVALDCIKMIEEKTGVDVPIDEAGFLTMFFVLDDADAEDAEESVHILVISHGNSGATTMAEVTRELLGTEGPAAIDMPLHMDPIEIYEQTKNHLKKHATDRGVLLMVDMGSLMTFGEMLEGELGIPIRTLPMVSTPHVLEATRKAILGYSLEQLVDDIKQLTLFDSDPPLKNGSDRGNKRAIVTMCSSGHGDPHTIQKVLTKHLSFDPDGLEIIYLESTDREELERKLLHLKQSRPIVCIVSDFFVRLDLRQFHMDEVIHLQGIERIQHLIDTEEAYDKMADTLQHHLLHADPGQVVPDVKSCFEELQQRLKVSVPTKDLIGMVLHACCMVDRLLAGDSTVIFKNKEEYIRSHPSLYTTTRNVLSRLETTYRIQLSDDEICYMMSFFDSSKRTSS; encoded by the coding sequence TTGCGGAAATTGGATGAGTTGGGGGCCAACACAGAGATCAGTGCCGGCGAACTGGCTGATTTGTTGGAGTTGGACCGGGCCAATGTGAGTCGTCTGTTGAACCAGCTGTGGCGGGAGGGAAAGGTGGTCAAAAGGGCGGGAAGACCGGTCCTCTTCACGGCTGCCGGGCGGGAGTATTCCCCGCCGGCCCGGACCACTCTGGATCGGTTGCTGGGAGTTGACGGCAGTTTGAAAAACGTGATCCAACAAGGAAAGGCGGCACTTCTCTATCCGCCCCACGGTATGCACATCCTCCTTTTGGGTGAAACCGGTGTCGGCAAATCGATGTTGGCGGAATGTTTGCACCGCTATGCCATTGAAGTGGACAGGCTGGCTGATGATGCTCCCTTCGTCATCTTTAACTGCGCCGATTACGCGAACAACCCCCAGTTGCTGCTGGGTCAGTTATTCGGTGTTCATCGGGGGGCCTTCACCGGAGCCCGCGAACAGAAAGGGATGATCGAAAAAGCGCATGGCGGGATTCTGTTTTTGGATGAAGTTCACCGTCTGCCCGCCGAAGGACAGGAAATGTTATTCACATTGATCGATAAAGGAAGTTATCGCCGTCTGGGAGAGTCGGAAACGGAGAGAAATGCCCGGGTGCTCCTGATCGCCGCCACCACCGAGGACACGGACTCCGGCCTGTTGCGGACGTTCAAGAGACGGATCCCCATGGTGATCCGGATTCCACCCCTGAGAGAACGGAGCGTGGAGGAGCGGTATCGGCTGGTGTTGCATTTTTTCAAGGAAGAGGCGATTCGCCTGGGAAAAGAGATCCATGTCTCAGCCAACACGATTCGGGCCTTATTGTATTATCCTTGCCTGAACAACATCGGTCAGCTGAAAACCGATATTCAGCTCACCTGCGCCAAAGTGTACGCCGACTTCGTCAGTGCCAAAAAAGGGCGTGTCCAGATCCACAGCTCCGATCTGCCCCCCGTTGCGAAAGAGGGGCTCCTTTTGAGCAAAGGATCCCGGAAGAGGGTGGATATTCATGACGGTCTGTATCTGTTTCATCCCCGGCAGGCGGATACGCTATTTGCCGTGGCACCGGAGGATCCTTCCCCCTCCGTCTACAAAAAAATTGAAAAGAGATACAACGAACTGAAATCACGCGGCCTGCAGGAGGACGAACTCCATTCGCTGATGGCAATCGATATCGAAAACTACTTTACACAGTATTTCAAAAGGATGAACCGGAAGCTGGGGAAAGGCAACCTGGCCAAGCTGGTCAACCCCGCCATGATCGGACTGACGGAAAAGATTGTCCGTTATGCGGAAGCAAAGCTGGGCACCAAGTTGAGCGAAAAAGTGATGCAAGGGCTGGCTCTGCATATCCAGACTTCCATTCAGCGTATCGAAAACGGAAAAACCATCGTCAATCCGCAGCTCAACCACCTGCGGCGAATGTACAAGGAAGAGTTTGGTGTGGCCTTGGATTGCATAAAAATGATTGAGGAAAAGACGGGGGTGGACGTCCCCATCGATGAGGCCGGATTCCTCACCATGTTTTTTGTGCTCGATGATGCGGACGCGGAGGATGCGGAGGAGAGTGTGCACATCCTGGTGATCAGCCACGGCAACAGCGGTGCAACCACGATGGCGGAGGTCACCCGGGAACTGTTGGGTACCGAGGGGCCGGCTGCCATCGATATGCCTCTTCATATGGATCCGATCGAGATCTATGAGCAAACCAAAAACCATCTGAAAAAGCATGCCACCGACAGGGGGGTGTTGTTGATGGTGGACATGGGATCGCTGATGACCTTCGGCGAAATGTTGGAAGGGGAGCTCGGGATCCCGATCCGAACCCTCCCGATGGTGAGTACGCCTCACGTATTGGAAGCGACCAGAAAAGCCATCCTCGGATACTCCCTGGAACAGTTGGTGGATGACATCAAACAGCTCACTCTCTTCGATTCGGACCCACCCTTGAAAAACGGGAGTGACAGAGGGAACAAACGGGCCATCGTGACGATGTGTTCATCGGGTCACGGCGACCCTCATACCATTCAGAAGGTGTTGACAAAACATTTAAGCTTTGATCCCGACGGACTGGAAATTATTTACCTGGAGAGTACCGACCGGGAGGAGCTGGAACGGAAACTTTTGCACCTGAAACAGTCCAGACCGATTGTATGCATCGTGAGCGACTTTTTCGTCCGGCTGGATCTGCGGCAATTTCATATGGATGAGGTGATCCACCTCCAAGGGATCGAGCGGATTCAGCACCTGATCGACACAGAAGAAGCTTATGACAAAATGGCCGATACACTGCAACACCATCTGTTGCATGCGGATCCGGGCCAGGTGGTCCCCGATGTCAAGAGTTGCTTTGAGGAACTTCAACAGCGGCTGAAGGTCTCCGTTCCCACCAAGGATCTGATCGGGATGGTGCTTCACGCCTGTTGTATGGTGGATCGTCTGCTTGCCGGGGATTCAACGGTCATCTTCAAAAACAAGGAGGAATACATCCGATCCCATCCCTCTCTTTACACCACCACACGGAACGTGTTGAGCAGACTGGAGACCACCTACCGCATTCAGTTGTCCGATGACGAAATCTGTTACATGATGAGTTTTTTCGATTCTTCCAAGCGGACTTCTTCATAG
- a CDS encoding ABC transporter ATP-binding protein, with the protein MIEVKGLGKRNRSDERSVVKGVNLRVKKGEFVAIMGPSGSGKSTLLNLMGGLDVPDEGEVILDGLPLHSMPEKRRTLIRRQKIGYVFQNCQLLPMLNVWENIAFPMLMNRCLRGEIQWRVQRLIESFGLEGKEDSFPNELSGGQQSRVAIARALIMEPKVILVDEPTGNLDRHRGREVLDILSRLHREEQMTIVMVTHDLSVAGFAERILLYKDGRMESEIRRGEGGMAHVLEDFLAKLQA; encoded by the coding sequence TTGATTGAAGTCAAGGGCTTGGGGAAGCGAAATCGCTCTGATGAACGGTCCGTGGTGAAAGGCGTCAATCTTCGGGTGAAAAAAGGAGAGTTTGTAGCAATCATGGGACCCAGCGGTTCGGGAAAAAGTACGCTTTTAAACCTTATGGGCGGATTGGATGTACCCGACGAAGGAGAGGTGATCCTGGATGGTTTGCCACTCCATTCTATGCCGGAAAAACGTCGGACGTTGATCAGGCGGCAAAAGATCGGCTATGTGTTTCAAAACTGTCAACTCCTGCCGATGTTAAATGTGTGGGAAAATATTGCTTTTCCGATGTTGATGAATCGCTGTCTGCGGGGGGAAATCCAATGGAGGGTTCAGCGGTTGATTGAGTCTTTTGGATTGGAAGGCAAAGAAGACTCATTTCCGAATGAACTATCCGGTGGACAACAGTCGCGGGTGGCGATTGCCAGAGCACTGATAATGGAACCCAAAGTGATCTTGGTCGATGAGCCGACGGGAAACTTGGATCGTCATCGGGGGCGGGAAGTGCTGGATATTTTATCGCGTCTTCACAGGGAGGAGCAGATGACGATTGTGATGGTCACACATGATTTATCAGTGGCCGGTTTTGCGGAGCGGATCCTTTTGTATAAGGACGGTCGAATGGAGTCGGAGATCCGGCGGGGGGAGGGGGGGATGGCACATGTTTTGGAAGATTTCTTGGCGAAACTTCAAGCGTAA
- a CDS encoding FtsX-like permease family protein, with amino-acid sequence MFWKISWRNFKRKPLRNFLTLLGITVGVVSLLAVTSSVATTNRLINEQVQETLGTTDFTIQSTEGNFPKQVLKEVEEVSGVEKALGLTHLSAEVDIPGKNEADLPVRLTGLSKMDSSLVPLKVIQGSPNSSGLFLSNATARLWSVKPGDSVSLKIDGKKHTVPVAAVVRDTMFLKYPVSGNEAAARNRHAAALPIDLLEKLSGKKGVLQEVRIQTMESGKDQSMKEIESRMHHKGYPVYIEAAIADPRQKNRLDELYLFLLVLGGTALLISCMILFQTFYTNIAEREREFAIMKSFGSTPDQIRGIVLREALILSSVGTLLGILPGIWMAVTLQKGIFRSFHVDFDYEIQLGTALPVTVALGIILPVIASLLPVSRASRISVIQLQKMEKDALSRPSKWRILFGGALLGISLFDHDWSYLPAILGAFILIPFAFRGVQRLMWKFLRNRVESEVALRNAIRQGRRHSNMAAVLMLGIALSLLMTSFFNYQDNYLERDMASTFGGHLQFRAENPFTKQEIDAIREEKGVKDTTRLGEASVIWGSGGEQRRMNVLGVDPEWQHSHPLYTLQRGEEKATDLSAKGTILLGDYAFQQWGGEIGEMIRLKTPGGEEKFRVTGVVRTGFDSSYVGFVGKERMKEEFGVAKEVRGLLALHDQQDQEKMKETLLHNMGNRLVEVRTLDEEIKWQRRYFPGLSFLFAGLLAVALGTVGIGIVNLLLMSVTERLSEYKTMRAIGAGRSQVFGMVIGEGAVIGVTGILVGSLLGFWLIGLNAISDLVDMEFIIPWTEWVMICLSGALVTFVATSIPAARAAFVSMPPVSSD; translated from the coding sequence ATGTTTTGGAAGATTTCTTGGCGAAACTTCAAGCGTAAACCGTTACGTAATTTTCTCACTCTGTTGGGGATCACTGTTGGTGTGGTCTCTCTTCTCGCCGTAACCAGCAGTGTCGCCACTACAAATCGTTTGATTAACGAACAGGTCCAGGAAACTTTGGGAACCACCGATTTTACGATTCAGTCCACCGAAGGAAACTTTCCGAAACAAGTACTGAAGGAAGTGGAGGAAGTTTCCGGTGTGGAAAAGGCCCTTGGACTGACCCATTTATCAGCTGAGGTTGATATTCCCGGTAAAAATGAAGCGGACTTGCCTGTTCGATTGACCGGTTTAAGCAAGATGGATTCTTCTTTGGTTCCGTTGAAGGTGATTCAAGGGAGTCCAAATTCATCGGGACTGTTCCTCTCCAATGCCACTGCCCGGTTATGGAGTGTGAAGCCGGGTGATTCGGTGAGCCTTAAAATCGACGGAAAAAAACATACTGTACCTGTTGCCGCAGTGGTTCGGGATACGATGTTTCTGAAGTACCCCGTCAGCGGGAATGAAGCGGCAGCCCGAAACCGGCATGCGGCAGCCCTGCCCATTGATCTTCTGGAAAAGTTGAGCGGCAAAAAAGGTGTTTTGCAGGAAGTCCGCATTCAGACAATGGAATCCGGCAAAGATCAAAGTATGAAAGAGATAGAAAGCCGGATGCACCATAAAGGTTATCCGGTTTATATCGAAGCGGCCATAGCGGATCCCCGTCAGAAGAATCGGTTGGATGAATTGTATCTTTTTTTGCTGGTTTTGGGTGGGACAGCACTTCTCATCAGTTGCATGATCCTGTTCCAGACCTTTTATACGAATATTGCCGAGCGGGAACGGGAATTTGCCATTATGAAAAGCTTTGGATCCACCCCGGATCAGATCCGGGGAATCGTTTTACGGGAGGCCTTGATTCTGTCGAGTGTGGGAACTTTGTTGGGAATCCTCCCGGGTATTTGGATGGCGGTTACATTGCAAAAGGGGATTTTCAGGTCTTTTCATGTGGACTTTGATTATGAGATACAACTGGGAACAGCCCTGCCGGTTACTGTGGCCCTTGGAATCATTTTGCCGGTAATCGCTTCTCTGCTGCCTGTAAGTAGGGCCAGCCGGATCAGTGTGATACAGCTTCAAAAAATGGAAAAGGATGCATTGTCCCGTCCATCCAAGTGGAGAATCCTTTTTGGAGGAGCACTCCTGGGAATATCCCTGTTTGATCATGACTGGTCCTATCTTCCTGCCATTCTTGGGGCGTTTATTCTTATCCCGTTTGCTTTTCGGGGAGTTCAACGATTGATGTGGAAGTTCTTGCGGAACCGGGTGGAAAGTGAAGTGGCTTTACGTAATGCCATTCGGCAGGGTCGGCGTCACTCCAATATGGCAGCTGTGCTGATGTTGGGCATAGCTCTCTCGCTATTGATGACATCTTTTTTTAACTACCAGGATAATTACTTGGAGAGGGATATGGCAAGCACCTTCGGGGGGCACCTGCAATTCCGGGCCGAAAACCCTTTTACCAAACAGGAGATTGACGCGATACGGGAAGAAAAAGGTGTCAAGGATACAACCCGGCTGGGAGAGGCTTCGGTGATCTGGGGCTCCGGTGGAGAACAGCGGCGGATGAATGTATTGGGCGTGGATCCGGAGTGGCAACATTCCCATCCGTTGTACACTTTACAAAGAGGAGAGGAGAAAGCGACGGATTTAAGTGCAAAAGGGACCATTTTGCTGGGGGATTATGCTTTTCAACAATGGGGAGGGGAAATCGGGGAAATGATCCGATTGAAGACTCCCGGGGGTGAGGAGAAGTTCAGGGTCACCGGTGTGGTGAGAACCGGTTTTGATTCCAGTTATGTTGGATTTGTGGGAAAGGAGCGAATGAAAGAAGAGTTTGGCGTGGCGAAGGAGGTGCGGGGGTTGTTGGCACTTCATGATCAGCAGGATCAAGAAAAGATGAAAGAGACACTTCTGCATAACATGGGGAATCGTCTGGTTGAGGTACGCACTCTGGATGAAGAGATCAAATGGCAGCGTCGGTATTTTCCGGGCCTTTCCTTTCTTTTCGCCGGGTTGTTAGCGGTTGCGCTCGGTACGGTTGGGATAGGAATTGTGAATCTCCTGCTGATGAGTGTGACTGAACGGCTGTCGGAGTATAAAACGATGAGGGCCATCGGGGCCGGGCGTTCACAGGTCTTCGGGATGGTTATTGGAGAGGGGGCTGTGATCGGAGTGACCGGGATTCTCGTTGGCTCCTTACTCGGGTTCTGGTTGATCGGGTTGAATGCGATTTCCGATTTGGTGGATATGGAGTTTATTATACCCTGGACTGAATGGGTTATGATCTGTTTAAGTGGAGCTCTTGTCACCTTTGTCGCCACTTCCATTCCAGCTGCCCGGGCCGCTTTTGTTTCCATGCCCCCTGTATCTTCGGATTAA
- a CDS encoding PadR family transcriptional regulator, with protein sequence MSVKHAILALLYQRNRHGYDIKVKFERMVHGQWPLNAGQVYTTLDRLIRDGLVKPVTDSGDDRKEYQITDAGREELHRWLLMPVERYLLKDAFFFKLLCAQEIDFHQESEILSRQRASLIRNMMQLRQLRAGLDPERHRSMIYLVEGGILHLEADMKWVEMLLEEIKEE encoded by the coding sequence ATGTCAGTGAAGCATGCCATTTTGGCTTTGTTGTATCAGAGAAACAGACACGGGTACGATATCAAGGTCAAATTTGAGAGGATGGTCCACGGCCAATGGCCTTTGAACGCAGGTCAGGTATACACCACTTTGGATCGACTGATCAGGGACGGTTTGGTTAAACCCGTGACGGATTCGGGTGACGATCGCAAAGAGTATCAGATCACCGATGCCGGGAGAGAGGAACTGCACCGGTGGTTGTTGATGCCTGTGGAACGGTATCTGCTGAAGGATGCTTTTTTCTTTAAACTCCTGTGTGCCCAGGAGATTGATTTCCACCAGGAGTCGGAAATATTGAGTCGACAGCGGGCTTCCCTGATTCGGAATATGATGCAGTTGCGCCAACTGCGGGCGGGACTGGACCCAGAGCGCCATCGGTCCATGATTTATCTGGTGGAAGGCGGGATTCTCCATTTGGAAGCGGATATGAAATGGGTGGAAATGCTTTTGGAAGAGATAAAAGAGGAATGA
- a CDS encoding DUF4097 family beta strand repeat-containing protein, with protein MVKKFLSIFSAFLMLLTGSACSAKGDPVTEKDSVDGNGIKTVSVNYRNVHLVVEKGTSNQLEVELDTYERGPELSVNKNGDHVDVVAEGGIFQLGFIKVGGFSGKSPKMTIKVPENYRQNLNFEGTAGNVKLRNLNLNEVSFSTKASHVDGAGITARRINGNSASGNISIAFEKFATEMNLSSASGNIRLELNDKHPDLTLETTTASGSREIDFPIKGSKNSEGFSGTIGKGTHHVRLKTSSGSISLTP; from the coding sequence ATGGTCAAGAAATTCCTTTCGATCTTTTCCGCCTTTTTAATGTTGCTGACGGGGTCTGCATGTTCTGCAAAAGGGGACCCTGTGACGGAGAAGGATTCGGTGGATGGTAACGGCATCAAAACCGTCTCAGTCAATTATCGAAACGTTCATCTCGTTGTGGAAAAAGGAACCTCAAACCAGCTGGAAGTGGAATTGGATACCTATGAACGGGGTCCGGAGCTTTCCGTGAACAAGAACGGAGATCACGTGGATGTTGTGGCGGAAGGGGGGATCTTCCAACTGGGTTTCATCAAAGTGGGCGGTTTTTCGGGGAAATCCCCAAAGATGACGATCAAAGTTCCTGAAAACTACAGGCAAAATCTCAATTTTGAAGGGACGGCGGGAAACGTGAAGCTCCGAAACCTCAACTTGAATGAAGTTAGTTTCTCAACCAAAGCCTCTCATGTGGACGGGGCGGGAATCACAGCCCGTCGGATCAACGGCAACAGTGCCAGCGGTAATATCTCCATCGCTTTCGAGAAGTTTGCCACCGAGATGAATTTATCCAGTGCAAGCGGAAATATTCGGCTGGAACTGAATGACAAACATCCGGATTTAACCCTGGAAACGACAACCGCTTCCGGATCAAGGGAGATTGATTTTCCCATTAAGGGTTCGAAAAACAGCGAAGGCTTTTCGGGAACGATAGGAAAGGGAACACATCATGTCCGTTTGAAAACATCATCCGGCAGCATATCACTCACCCCCTGA